The following proteins are co-located in the Gigantopelta aegis isolate Gae_Host chromosome 5, Gae_host_genome, whole genome shotgun sequence genome:
- the LOC121373588 gene encoding indian hedgehog protein-like, whose protein sequence is MKITWFVAVLCVGLTLCEPAFNRRQSISGKEDNPRRRTPSSLPSCFPGDGQLLLDNGNMVDMKGLRTGDRVLTIQAGRRVFSEVKTFIKRHPHQNTTYRTLITEQGNHVTMSDNHLIFVSARNTSTKMESRFAMSVKPGDYIFTTKSCKRDLCPERVVQISLSTKQGLYVPVTAAGTLVVGGIFASCYSCLPHHLEHFFLTPFRWFPWLLDPWKQDGFSPIISGLENIAGRFLPMSFPHSVKSASTS, encoded by the exons ATGAAAATTACTTGGTTTGTGGCAGTGCTGTGTGTTGGACTAACACTTTGCG AACCGGCGTTCAACAGAAGACAGTCAATTAGTGGGAAGGAAGATAACCCTAGAAG GAGAACTCCATCTTCTCTTCCTTCTTGCTTCCCTGGTGACGGGCAGCTTCTCCTTGACAACGGCAATATGGTGGATATGAAGGGCCTAAGAACTGGAGACAGAGTATTAACAA TACAAGCTGGGCGACGTGTCTTCTCTGAAGTGAAAACCTTCATAAAGCGCCACCCCCACCAGAATACTACCTACCGAACACTGATTACGGAACAGGGAAATCACGTGACGATGTCAGACAACCATCTGATCTTTGTCTCGGCAAGAAACACATCTACCAAAATGGAATCTAG ATTTGCGATGTCTGTGAAACCAGGTGATTATATTTTCACAACAAAATCCTGCAAACGAGATCTGTGCCCAGAAAGAGTAGTGCAAATATCGCTTAGCACGAAACAAG GTTTGTACGTTCCAGTCACTGCAGCTGGAACTCTTGTAGTGGGCGGAATATTCGCGTCTTGTTACTCATGCCTTCCACACCACCTCGAGCACTTCTTTCTGACACCTTTCCGCTGGTTTCCATGGCTGCTGGATCCATGGAAACAAGATGGCTTCAGTCCGATCATATCTGGTTTGGAAAATATAGCAGGCAGGTTTCTACCTATGAGTTTTCCTCACAGTGTTAAAAGTGCTTCCACCTCGTAA
- the LOC121373585 gene encoding zinc finger protein 708-like has protein sequence MANIIGRKPFKCGMCSEYFMNSSIIKQHMLIHTCETRFKCGMCSEYFTTSRILKQHMLIHTGGRNFLCEVCMTSFRHCSSLKRHVLIHSGEKPYRCEQCTKCFTSSTNLKQHMFIHSEQKPFKCEICLTSFKKSKYLKQHLVVHTGEKRFRCEVCTKCFARSDCLKEHVQVHSELKPFKCEMCSNRFTHSCSLKRHMLIHSGEKRLACEVCTKSFRNSNSLKQHMLIHSGEKLFVCEVCTKSYRHQNTLTRHLLVHAADTPFKCEKCTKTFTCSTSLKRHSLIHTGEKSFKCEVCSERFRYSYNLKRHLLIHTVEKPFKCGMCEAYFITINTIKVHMLIHKCTRNIHV, from the coding sequence ATGGCGAACATCATTGGGCGGAAGCCTTTTAAATGTGGAATGTGTTCTGAATACTTTATGAACAGTAGCATCATAAAacagcatatgttgattcatacctGTGAAACACGCTTTAAATGTGGAATGTGTTCAGAATACTTTACGACCAGTCGCATCTTAAAACAGCATATGCTAATTCATACTGGCGGAAGAAACTTCTTATGTGAAGTCTGCATGACATCATTTAGGCATTGTTCTAGTTTAAAACGACATGTTTTGATTCATTCTGGTGAAAAACCCTACAGATGCGAACAGtgcaccaaatgttttacaagcAGCACCAACCTGAAACAGCACATGTTCATCCATAGTGAGCAGAagcctttcaaatgtgaaatatgcttaacatcttttaaaaagagtaaatatttaaaacaacatttagTGGTTCATACCGGTGAGAAGCGTTTCagatgtgaagtgtgcacaaaatgttttgcacGCAGTGACTGTTTAAAAGAACATGTGCAGGTTCATTCGGAGCTGAAGCCttttaaatgtgaaatgtgCTCAAACCGTTTCACACACAGTTGCAGCTTGAAACGACATATGTTAATTCACAGTGGTGAAAAACGCTTGGCGTGTGAAGTATGCACCAAATCGTTTCGAAACAGCAACTCtttgaaacaacatatgttgattcatagcGGTGAAAAGCTCTTCGTATGTGAAGTATGCACAAAATCATATCGACACCAGAACACTTTGACACGTCACCTGTTGGTTCACGCTGCCGATACTCCGTTCAAATGTGAAAAGTGCACTAAAACGTTTACCTGCAGTACCAGTTTAAAACGGCATTCCTTGATTCATACTGGGGAGAAATCTTTTAAATGCGAGGTGTGCTCGGAGCGTTTCAGATACAGTTATAACCTGAAGCGACATTTGCTGATTCACACTGTAGAAAAACCGTTCAAATGTGGGATGTGTGAAGCATATTTCATAACTATCAATACCATAAAAGTCCACATGTTGATCCATAAATGTACAAGAAACATTCACGTCTGA